Proteins from a single region of Puntigrus tetrazona isolate hp1 chromosome 2, ASM1883169v1, whole genome shotgun sequence:
- the elavl1a gene encoding ELAV-like protein 1a isoform X2 yields MLQKDVEEMFTRYGRIINSRVLVDQASGLSRGVAFIRFDKRAEAEDAIKDLNGQKPPGAAEPITVKFAASPNQVKNSQIIPPVYHTQPRRLGGPVHHQAQRFRFSPMSVDHMSGMSGVNMPGNSSSGWCIFVYNLGQDADEGILWQMFGPFGAVTNVKVIRDFNTNKCKGFGFVTMTNYEEAAMAIASLNGYRLGDKILQVSFKTSKSHK; encoded by the exons ATGTTGCAGAAGGACGTTGAAGAAATGTTTACACGTTATGGCAGAATAATCAACTCCCGCGTCCTTGTCGATCAAGCATCAG GACTCTCTCGTGGTGTGGCTTTTATTCGTTTTGACAAAAGAGCGGAGGCAGAGGATGCAATTAAGGACTTAAATGGGCAGAAGCCACCAGGCGCTGCAGAGCCAATCACTGTAAAGTTTGCTGCTAGTCCCAACCAAGTGAAAAACTCACAAATTATTCCACCAGTTTACCACACACAGCCTCGCCGCCTCGGGGGGCCCGTCCACCACCAGGCCCAGAGATTCAG GTTCTCTCCAATGAGTGTGGACCACATGAGTGGCATGTCTGGCGTTAACATGCCTGGAAACTCCTCATCAGGCTGGTGTATTTTCGTCTATAACCTGGGTCAGGATGCAGATGAGGGCATTTTGTGGCAGATGTTTGGGCCCTTCGGTGCTGTCACAAATGTTAAAGTGATCCGCGACTTCAACACCAACAAGTGCAAAGGATTTGGGTTTGTTACCATGACAAACTATGAAGAGGCAGCCATGGCTATCGCCAGCCTCAACGGCTATCGCCTCGGGGACAAGATTTTACAAGTGTCGTTCAAAACGAGCAAGTCGCACAAGTAG
- the elavl1a gene encoding ELAV-like protein 1a isoform X1, protein MAVRRGHVRYLKEVYDMSNGYEDHMADEPKDSKTNLIINYLPQNMSQDELRSLFSSIGEVESAKLIRDKVAGHSLGYGFVNYLNPSDAERAISTLNGLRLQSKTIKVSYARPSSDTIKDANLYISGLPKTMLQKDVEEMFTRYGRIINSRVLVDQASGLSRGVAFIRFDKRAEAEDAIKDLNGQKPPGAAEPITVKFAASPNQVKNSQIIPPVYHTQPRRLGGPVHHQAQRFRFSPMSVDHMSGMSGVNMPGNSSSGWCIFVYNLGQDADEGILWQMFGPFGAVTNVKVIRDFNTNKCKGFGFVTMTNYEEAAMAIASLNGYRLGDKILQVSFKTSKSHK, encoded by the exons ATGGCAGTCAGAAGGGGACACGTTAGATACTTAAAA GAGGTCTATGACATGTCGAACGGTTACGAAGATCACATGGCCGATGAGCCTAAAGATTCTAAAACTAATCTCATCATCAACTACTTGCCTCAGAATATGAGCCAAGATGAGCTGCGGAGTCTCTTCAGCAGCATTGGGGAGGTGGAGTCTGCTAAACTTATTCGGGACAAAGTAGCAG gcCACAGTTTAGGGTACGGATTTGTTAACTATCTTAACCCTAGTGATGCAGAAAGAGCAATCAGTACTCTCAATGGATTGAGACTACAGTCTAAAACTATCAAG GTGTCATATGCCAGGCCAAGCTCTGACACCATAAAGGATGCCAATCTTTACATCAGTGGGCTGCCTAAAACAATGTTGCAGAAGGACGTTGAAGAAATGTTTACACGTTATGGCAGAATAATCAACTCCCGCGTCCTTGTCGATCAAGCATCAG GACTCTCTCGTGGTGTGGCTTTTATTCGTTTTGACAAAAGAGCGGAGGCAGAGGATGCAATTAAGGACTTAAATGGGCAGAAGCCACCAGGCGCTGCAGAGCCAATCACTGTAAAGTTTGCTGCTAGTCCCAACCAAGTGAAAAACTCACAAATTATTCCACCAGTTTACCACACACAGCCTCGCCGCCTCGGGGGGCCCGTCCACCACCAGGCCCAGAGATTCAG GTTCTCTCCAATGAGTGTGGACCACATGAGTGGCATGTCTGGCGTTAACATGCCTGGAAACTCCTCATCAGGCTGGTGTATTTTCGTCTATAACCTGGGTCAGGATGCAGATGAGGGCATTTTGTGGCAGATGTTTGGGCCCTTCGGTGCTGTCACAAATGTTAAAGTGATCCGCGACTTCAACACCAACAAGTGCAAAGGATTTGGGTTTGTTACCATGACAAACTATGAAGAGGCAGCCATGGCTATCGCCAGCCTCAACGGCTATCGCCTCGGGGACAAGATTTTACAAGTGTCGTTCAAAACGAGCAAGTCGCACAAGTAG